The genomic DNA GCCCTGGACAGTTCGGTCCCGGTCGGCTCGGACCCCATCGCCACGGAACTCGCCTCGTCCTACGGCACGATGGACGTCTACGGCATGCACTGGCTGATGGACCTGGACAACACCTACGGCTACGGCAACAAGCCCGGCACCGGTGGCGAGTCGGGTCCGGGAGCCGGACCGTCGTTCATCAACACCTACCAGCGCGGTGCACAGGAGTCGGTGTGGGAGACCATCCCGCAGCCGACCACCGATCTCTTCAACTACGGCGGCCCGAACGGCTATCTCGACCTGTTCGTCGACGACGCGAGCTATGCCAAGCAGTGGAAGTACACCAACGCCCCGGACGCCGACGCCCGCGCGGTGCAGGCCGCCTACTGGGCTTACCGGTGGGCCTCCGCCCAGGGCAAGGAAGGAGAGATCGTGGCGTCGGTGGCCAAGGCCGCCAAGATGGGTGACTACCTCCGCTATGCCATGTTCGACAAGTACTTCAAGCGGATCGGCAGTTGTACGGATCCCAACTCCTGCCCGGCCGCGTCCGGCCGTGACGCCCAGCACTACCTGCTGTCGTGGTACTACGCCTGGGGCGGCGCGGCCGCGGGGAACGGCGGCGGGTGGGCCTGGCGCATCGGCGACGGCGCCTCCCACCAGGGCTACCAGAACCCGCTCGCCGCATGGGCCCTGTCCAACGTCCCGGCGCTGACGCCCAAGTCGGCTACGGCGCGCACCGACTGGGCGAAGAGTCTGACCAGGCAGCTGGAGTTCCTGCAGTGGCTGCAGTCCGCGGAAGGCGCGTTCGCCGGGGGCTGCACCAACAGCTGGGACGGGAAGTACGGAACCCCGCCGGCCGGCACGCCGACGTTCTACGGCATGGCGTACGACTGGCAGCCGGTCTACCACGATCCGCCGAGCAACAACTGGTTCGGCTTCCAGGTTTGGGGCATGGAGCGCGTCGCCGCGTACTACTACGTCACCGGCAACGCGACCGCCAAGGCCGTGCTGTCCAAATGGGTCGCCTGGGCCTCCGGGAAGACCACCGTCGGCGCCGACGGCAGTTACCGCTTCCCCTCCACGCTCAACTGGACGGGCGAGCCGGACACCTGGAACCCCACGTCCCCCGGGAACAACGCGGCACTGCACGTCTCGGTCGTGGACTACTCCAACGACGTCGGGGTGGGCGCCGCCTACGTCAAGACGCTGACCTACTACGCCGCCAGATCGGGCGACGCGGACGCCGGGGCCCTGGCCAAGGCCCTGCTCGACGCGATGGCACTGAACGCCGACGACAAGGGCATCGCCGTACCGGAGACCAGGGCCGACTACAACCGGTTCGACGACGAGGTGTTCGTACCCGACGGCTGGTCGGGCGAGATGCCGGGTGGCGACACGGTCGAGCCGGGCGTCACCTTCATCGGCATGCGGTCCTGGTACCGGGACGACCCGGACTGGCCCAAGGTCCAGGCCTACCTGGACGGCGGACCGGCCCCCACCTTCACGTACCACCGGTTCTGGGCCCAGGCGGCGCTCGCGCTCGCCTTCTCGATCTACGCCGAACTGCTGGTGGAGGGGGACGGCGGAGGTGACACCGAACCACCGACGGCGCCGGCCGGGCTGACGGTCACCGCGACGACGAACAACAGCGTGTCGTTGTCGTGGTCCGCCTCGACCGACAATGTCGCCGTCACCGGTTACGACGTGTACCGCAACGGCGTACTCGCGGGCAGTACGACGACGCGGACGTTCACGGACCAGGGCCTCGCCGCCGCGACCGCGTACGGCTACGCGGTCGCGGCGCGGGATGCGGGCGGCAACACCTCGGCGCTCTCCACGACCGTGTCCGCCACCACGAAATCGGGCGGCGGCGGAACAGGCTCGGTGAAGGTCCAGTACAAGAACACCGACTCGTCGGCCACCGACAACCAGATCCGGCTCGGACTGCAGATCGTCAACACGGGCAGTGCGCCGATCGATCTGTCCACGGTCAAGGTCCGGTACTGGTTCAGCTCCGAGGCCGGTGCGAGCACCTTCTCCACGTACTGCGACTACGCCGCGCTCGGATCGTCGAACATCAACCACACGGTGGTCACGGTCAGCAGCCCGAAGACCGGGGCCGACCACTACCTGGAGGTCGGCTTCACCGGCGGAGCGGGCAGCGTGGCCGCGGGCGCCTCGACCGGCGAGGTCCAGCTGCGACTGAACAAGTCCGACTGGTCGAACTTCAGCGAGGCCGACGACTACAGCCGCGCCACCAACACCGGCTACGCCGACGCACCCCGCGTCGCCGCCTATGTGGGCTCGGCTCTCGCCTGGGGTGTGGAACCGTGAGCGGGCTCATCACGAACACGGCGGCCCGCCACCGCGGCCGCTGGTTCCCGCCCCTCGCCGCCACCGCCGCGGCGCTGCTGCTCGCCGCCGCATCCATGCTCACCGGCGCCGCTCCGGCCGCGGCCGCGCCGGTGACCGACTGCACCGCCTGGGGGACGACCGAGCTCCAGGGCGGCGAGTACGTCTACCAGCAGAACGAGTGGAACTCCACGGCCCGGCAGTGTGTGAGCGTCGATCCGGAGACGGGGGCCTGGAGCGTCACGGAGTCGCCGTTCGCCCTCCCGACCAACGGCGCCCCGGCCACGTACCCGTCCAGCTACAAGGGCTGTCACTGGGGCGTGTGCACGACCGACAGCGGACTGCCGCTGCGCGTCGACGAACTCGCCGGCACCCGCACCTCCTGGTCCACGACCCAGGTCGACTCGGGTGCGTACAACGTCTCGATGGACCTCTGGTTCAACTCGACTCCTGTCACCGACGACCAGCCGGACGGGACCGAGGTGATGATCTGGATGAACCACCGCGGCGGAGTCCAGCCGATCGGATCCCGCACCGGCACGGTGCAGCTCGACGGCAAGGCGTGGGACGTCTGGACAGGGCCCGGTGCCTCCGGCTGGAAGGTCATCTCGTACGTACTGCAGCAGGGCGCCACCGAGTTCGCCGATCTCGATGTGAAGAGCCTGATCGACGACGCCGTCAGCCGCGGCCGGATCGATCCCACGCACTATCTGATCGACGCCGAGGCCGGGTTCGAGATCTGGCAGGGCGGCCAGGGCCTCGGCACCAAGAGCTTCTCCTTCACGGCGAGTGCGGACAGCGGTGGCGGGGGCGACACCGCCGCACCGTCGGCGCCCGCGAACCTCCGGGTCACCGGGACGACCGGCACCACGGCCGCCCTGTCCTGGACACCGTCGACGGATGACACCGGCGTCACGGCGTACGACGTCTACCGGGACGGTGTGAAGGCCGGAACCACGGCCACCACGTCATTCACCGACACCGGACTCACCGCCTCGACGGCGTACAGCTACGCGGTCAGGGCCCGGGACGCCGCCGGGAACACCTCGGCAGCCTCGGCCGGGGTCACGGCGACGACCGGGGCGGGCGGCGGCACCGGGAGCGGCACGCTGAAGGCGCAGTACAAGAACAACGACTCGTCCCCAGGGGACAACCAGATCAGACCGGGCCTGCAGTTGGTGAACACCGGCACGCAACCCGTGGATCTGGCGGATGTCACCGTCCGCTACTGGTTCAGCGGCGAGTCCGGCGCCACCACGTACAGCACCAACTGTGACTGGGCCGCGATCGGTTGCGGTGGTGTGACGCATCGCGTGGTGCCCTCCGCCGGCGCCGGACAGGGCGCCGACCACTACCTGGAGGTCGGCTTCGGCAGCGGCAGCCTGGCCGCGGGCGCCTCGACCGGTGAGATCCAGCTGCGGCTCAACAAGACCGACTGGTCGAACTTCGACGAGGCCGACGACTACAGCAGGTCGACCGACACAGCCTATGCCGACGCCTCGAAGGTGGCCGTGTACGTGGACGGGACGCTCGGCTGGGGCACCGCCCCCTGAGACCCCGCCGGTCACGCACAGCACAACTGCGCACTCCCGATGGCGGGATGCCCACCCCGCTCCTCCCGCCATCGGGGCACCGCCCCGACCACGCACCCGCCCAGGACCGTCCTCCCGAGCCCCCCGACGAGAAAGGGGCACCGAGCCGCAAGCACCGCGGAGCCCGCAGAACAACCCCTGAACCCGCCCTCGGGGAGTGCCCGGAGGCGTACGTACGAAAGGAATACGGAGCCGCAATGAGATCACGAAGTTCCACGCTGCACGGGATACGCCGGAAGTTCGCCGCGCTCTCCGCGCTGGCGATCGGAGCGGCCCTGGCCGTGGCCGTCCCCACCCCGGCCTCCGCAGCGGCCCGCGTCGACAACCCGTACGTCGGCGCCAAGGCGTATGTGAACCCGCAGTGGTCCGCCAAGGCCGCCGCGGAGCCGGGCGGCAGCGTCATCGCCGACGAGCCCTCGTTCGTCTGGATGGACCGCATCGCGGCCATCGAGGGTGCGGGCGACGCGATGAGCCTGCGCGAGCACCTCGACGAGGCGCTCGACCAGGGCGCGAACCTCTTCCAGGTCGTCATCTACGACCTTCCTGGGCGTGACTGCGCCGCGCTGGCCTCGAACGGCGAGCTCGGTCCCACCGAACTCGACCGGTACAAGAGCGAGTACATCAACCCCATCGCCGACGTCCTCGACGACCCCGCCTATGCGAGCCTGCGGATCGTCGCCGTCATCGAACCGGACTCGCTGCCCAACATCGTGACCAACGCCGGCGGCGAGGCCGGTGCCACCGAGGCGTGCGCGGTGATGAAGGCGAACGGCAACTACGAGAAGGGTGTCGGCTACGCCCTGCACACCCTGGCGGCCATTCCCAACGTCTACAACTACATCGACGCGGCGCACCACGGGTGGCTCGGCTGGGACACCAACCTCGCCCCGGCGGTCGACGAGTTCAAGAAGGCCGCCACCAGCGAGGGCGCGACCGTCGGCGATGTCCACGGTTTCATCGTGAACACGGCCAACTACTCCGCTCTCCAGGAGCCGTACCTCAAGGTCACCGACTCGGTGAACGGTACGACCGTGCGTCAGTCGAAGTGGGTCGACTGGAATCAGTACGTGGACGAACTGACCTTCGCCCAGGGACTGCGCTCGCTCCTGGTCAGCCGCGGCGGCTTCGACTCCGGCATCGGCATGCTCATCGACACCGCCCGCAACGGCTGGGGCGGCAGCGCCCGGCCCTCCGGCGCGGGACCGACGACCAATGTGGACGACTACGTCAACGGTGGCCGCATCGACCGGCGCATCCACGCGGGGAACTGGTGCAACCAGAAGGGTGCGGGCATCGGCGAGCGGCCGAAGTCGGCCCCCGCGGCCGGCATCGACGCCTACGTCTGGGCCAAGCCCCCGGGGGAGTCGGACGGCAACAGCCAGCCCATCGAGAACGACGAGGGCAAGGGCTTCGACCGGATGTGCGACCCGACGTACACGGGCAACGGGCGCAACGGCAACAACCTGACCGGCGCGCTGTCCGACTCGCCGCTGGCGGGCCACTGGTTCTCCGCCCAGTTCCAGGAGTTGGTGCGCAACGCGTACCCGCCCCTCGACGGCGGCGGTGACGACGACACCCAGGCGCCTTCCGCCCCGACCGGCCTGACGGTGACGGGGAAGACGAGCGGCAGCGTCTCGCTGTCCTGGACGGCCTCGACCGACAACACCGGTGTGACCGCCTACGACGTGTACCGCGCGGGGGTGCAGGTGGGCTCCTCGGCCACGACCTCGTTCACCGACTCGGGGCTCACCGCCTCGACGGCGTACAGCTACACGGTCAAGGCCCGGGACGCGGCCGGGAACGTCTCGGCTGCCTCCGCCGCCGTCTCGGCGACCACGTCCGCGGGCGGCGGAACCGGCACCGGCACTCTCAAGGTCCAGTACAAGAACAACGACTCCTCGGCCACCGACAACCAGATCCGGATGGGCCTGCAACTGGTCAACACCGGGAGCACCGCAGTCAACCTGTCCACGGTGAAGGTGCGGTACTGGTTCACCCCCGAGGCCGGCGCGAGCACCTTCGGCACCGCATGCGACTACGCGGTGCTGGGCTGCGGCAGTGTGACCACCGGCGTGACGGCCTCCGGCAGTTCGACTGCCGGGGCCAGCCACTACCTGGAGGTCGGCTTCGGCAGCGGCAGCCTGGCGGCAGGGGCCTCCACCGGGGAGATCCAGCTGCGCCTGAACAAGAGCGACTGGTCGAACTTCGACGAGACCGACGACTACAGCCGCACCGCCGACACGGCCTACGCCGACGCGTCGAAGATCGGCGTCTACGTGGGTTCCACCCTCACCTGGGGCACCGCCCCCTGATCCTGCCCGTCACCCCTTGCCCCACCGGTTCCGTCGCTCCCGTTGCCGCTTCAGTGTCGCGGCGGCGGGAGCGACGGGCGTCCCACCGCATCACCCTTCATCCACGCAGCATGTCGGGGGCGCGGTGGGGGCGAAGATCCCTGAGGACCGACTCGACCTCACGGAGAAAAGACTGGTAAGAAGTCAGGCGTTGCCATTCGGAGTCGGGGATGCCGGGCACCGTGGCGGCGCTTGCAGTCCAGCTTGCGACCAGTTCGGCGTACAGCGGTGTCTCGCTCGCCGCCTCGGTGTACGACTGACCTGGCACGAACGCGCCGGCAAGCTGCCCCCGTGATGTGCGTGCTCCGTGCGGCGCATCCAGCTGAGGCCGCGGACGCGGCCGGGCATGAGATGCGCGGGGGGCCTGCGAGGGGTGCGGAACGGATGTCGCGGTGCCCCTGCCGGTAGCGGTAGCGGTGGCGGATGTGGGTGCGTTCATGACGGTGGTAACGATCAGCACCCATATGGGTAACTAGGTTGCGACACAGAATGATTAGATGGCGTTTCACCTTTCTTGATGCCTTTAGATCGAATATCGCTTCAAATCCGTAACAGAGACGTTGCTCCAGGCATGGAACCGAGGGAGATGTGGGAGCGCCATGCCGTACTGGCGCGGGCCTATTTCGGGAATGACGAGGATGTACGCCGTGCGCAGGGGGACCTTGACGAACGAAATGCGGACCGCATGCGGACGCTGGCCGCATTCGCGGTGACGCTGGGCAGCGACGGAACCGTCGCGGAACTCCTCGGGCTCCATGAACGCGAAGTGCGCCTGGCCCGTCGCACCGTGGGCAAGGACGACGCCCGGGCCATCGCCAAGGCGCTCCTGGACCATCACGCCGCCGATGCGCACAAGCCCCCTGTCGAAGACGTGGACGGATGCCCGTCGTACCCGGAACCGGAGGAAAGGCATGTGTCCCACGAGCCTCCGGCCGCACCTCCGGTTCCCCCTCATGCTCCGGTCACCGACGAACCGGTCCACGTGACGGCGTCGTCGACAGCCGTGGACGCGGTCCTGGTCGGAGCGTGGAGCACCGGGACCGATCTCGCGGTGCTGGCGAGCGAGCTCGGTCTCGATCTCCCCCGCCTCGTCGCACGCACCCGGTACCTGGAGGCGCAGGGCCGCCTCACACACGCCTCGCCGTCGCTCGACCGTTCCGGCAGGCATCGCCGTGTCGACGGCACGGAGGCGCCCGCGATGCCCCAGCCCCGGCAGTGGTACTACCCCAGCCAGCCTCGCCCGCCGCACCAGGAGGCGGTATGGGACCAGCAGTCCTCGTCCTCCACGTTCGGCTCCGCACCGATGCACGACTGGGACGGCATCCTCGACCAGTGGCAGGTTTCGACCGCCCCCACGGCCTCCTGGCAGGGATTCGCATAAGAGCGCGGCGGCCGCGGGTCCGCCACCGGCGCGGGGATTGCGTCGAGCAACTCCTGGTCGGCCGGCGCACGCGCCGGCCCGTGCCGGCAGGCTCCGCCCCACGGGGTGGGGGCGGAGCCTGCGGCGCCCTTCAGATGACCGGCGGCCGCCCCAGCATCGTCATGCGCCACACCGTGCGCCACCGCATCGGCTGCCGTCGGCCGCACGGTGTACGGACCCCCTCGGCGAAGCCGCCGGCCCAGGCCCGCAGACCCGCGGCCGAGTGGGTGCGGGCCACGGTGAGGAGGGTCCAGGTGCACAGGTAGGCCGGGACCAGGGGGAGAGGCAGGTTACGGCGGGCCAGCCAGACCCGGTTGCGGGCCGTCATCCGGTAGTAGACCGAGTGCCTGGCCGGGGACGTCTTGGGGTGCTGGAGCAGCAGGTCGGGTTCGTACAGGATCTTCCAGCCCGCATCGAGCGCCCGCCAGGACAGGTCCGTCTCCTCGTGCGTGAAGAAGAACTCCGCGGGCCACGGGCCGGTTTCGGCGAGCATCTTCATGGAGAGTGCGTGGCCGCCGCCGAGGAACGCCGTGACCGGACCGCGGCGCATCGGGTCGGTGGCGCGCAGCCGGGGGACATGGCGGCGCTGCGTCTCGCCGTGCTCGTCGGCGATGCGGAAGCCGACGATGCCGAGCTTCGGGTCGGCGGCGTACATCTCCTGGACCTTGCGCAGCACACCGCTGTCGACGAGGAGTCCGTCGTCGTCCAGCTCGACGACGACGTCCACGTCACCGAGTTCCGCGAGTCGGCGGATGGCGACGTTACGGCCGCCGGGGCAGCCGAGGTTCTCGTCGAGCTCGATCGTGGTCACACCGCCGGCCAGGTCGGACAGGCCGGGGACGGCGGTGAAGTCCGGCAGCGAGGTGCCGTTGCCCACGATGACGAGACGGGCCGGCAGGACGTCCTGTATGGCGATCGAGGCCAACAGGGCTTCGACCTGCTGCGGGCGGTCGCCCATGGTCACGATGGATACGCCGATGCGCGGTTCGGACAAGGTCAGCACTCCTGGGCTCGCTGCGGTGCCCGTGATCGTAGTCGCTTGCTGTTCAGGTTCCGGATGCCGCCCTGTCATGGCGGGTTGACCGGTGCCCGGTAGGTGACATCGGTCCCGTCGGGAGCCGGGCGTGGCGCCGGGCATGCGTCGTCGCGCACCGCCGGGCCCGGTCCGTCCGGGCGACGCACGCGACCAGCGGCCTCAGGCGTTCGCCGCGTACTGCCAGAAGTCCCGCATCAGCGCGGGCGGCGTGGGCCCGGTCATCTCCAGCTGGCTGAGCATGATCGTGACCGTTCCGGTGGACGGGACGAAGTGCCCCGTCGTGCCGGTGCCGCCGACCCAGCCGTAGCGGCCCGGTACGTTCCACGGCTTGGTCGTCCCGACGTCGACCGAGCCGCCGAAGCCCCACCCCTGACCCTCGATGAACAGCCCACTGGCCTCGCGCTGGGCCCGGGTCAGATGGTCGGTGGTCATCCGGCGCACCGATCCGGGTGACAGCAGCCGGCGCCCGTCGAACGTCCCGTCGGCGAGCATCATGCGGGCGAAGGCCAGCCAGTCGTCGAGGGTCGAGACCAGCCCACCCGCGCCGGAAGGGAAGGCGGGCACGCTGCTCCACTGCCCGCCCGGGGTGTCCACCAGCTGCGGATCGCCGTTCGGACCGATGCGGTAGAGGCTGGTGAAGCGGTCGAGCTTCGCGGCCGGTACCGCGAAACCGGTGTCCACCATGCCCAGCGGCCGGAACAGCCGCTCGTCCAGGAATTCCGGCAGCGAACGGCCCGAGACCCGGGCGATCAGCACACCCTGGATGTCCGAGCAGGTGTTGTACAGCCAGGCTTCGCCCGGCTGGTTCAGCAGTGGGATACGGGACAGCTTCGCCATCCAGTCGTCCGGCGCCGGGACGTCCGCCGGTTCCGGTCCCTGCTTCAACTCGCTGAACAGCGGGGCGACTCCCGGCAGCGCGAAGTCGGACGGGAAGCCGTACCCGGCACGGAAGGTGAGCAGGTCGGACACGGTGATGGGCCGGGTCGCCGGGACCACGTCGTCGAGCGGACCGGACGGGGTGCGGAGCACCTTCGGCGAAGCCAGTTCCGGCAGCCATCGACCGACCGGTTCGTCCAGCGCGATCCGGCCCTCCTCGACCAGCATCATGACCGCGGCGGCGACGATCGGCTTGGTCATCGAGGCGATGCGGAAGATCGAGTCCCGGGCCATCGGGGCCGTGCCCTCGATGTCGGCCGAACCGGCCGCCCGCACCTCGGTCCGGTCGCCCTTGGCCACCAGGCCCACCGCGCCCGGCACCGGTCCTTTACTGACGTGCGCATCCAGGATCTCGTGCAGGTCGGTCGTCATCGGTCCACCTTCTCGATTCGTGCGGTCGGAACCAAGACTTCCGCCGCCGCCCCGAATCATCGGACCGTTCACATCGATTACGCCCGATCGGCTCTGTCGCGGCCGGTTCCGGGGGTCGTTCCACCGGTCTCCGCTGCCGGCCGTCATTGCAGACCGTCCGGTACGGTCCCGGGCCGGGCGGGCCGGTTCCGGATGGTCAGCCGGTGGCGGCGGCCTGGCCCGGTACGGACTCGAGAGAGGCGTACAGCCGTTCGCCGCGGTCCTCGGCCATGTCGAGGGTGGCCAGCACGGCGGGCGTCGAGATGCTCGGCAGGATGTAGTGCAGCAGTACGGAGATCCGGCGCCCCAGGTCCTCGCGGTTGCACAGGACCTGGGACATCACCTGCACGCCGGAGAAGGCGCCCGCCAGCAGCTCCGCGGTCTCGCCCGGCTGGACGTGCGGCAGGAGCTCGCCCTGGTTCTTCGCCGCGCTCAGCAGATGTTCGAGCCGATCTATCCAGGCCCGGAACGGCGTGCCCCGGTCGAGGCCCTCGACCGCCTGGTCCATCGCCAGTCCGACACTGGCCCGCACCAGCGGTTCATTCCGTAGCCGGTGGGCGAGCAACATGCCCTGGTCGACCAGTTCCTGGAGTTTCGTCAGCTGGGGCGGCAGCGGAACGCTGTCCAGCTGGAGGTCCATCACACCGAGCGCCAGCTCCTCCTTCGAGTTGAAGTGGAAGTACAGCGCGCCCTTGGTCACCCCCGCCCGGGCGAGGATCTCGCTGATGGTGGCGCTGCTGTAGCCGCGTTCGTCGAAAACGGCGGCGGCCGCCACCAGGATCGACCGTCGAGTCTGGATCGCGCGCGCCTGCTGTGCCATCAGCTACGTGTCTCTCTAGTCGTGGCGTGGTCAGCGCCACAGGGTTCTGGCTGGAAAGGAAAACCGGGCTGTCAGTATCTTACTGCGGGGGTGATCGGCCTCCTGCATGGATCCTCTGGGGGGGAACTTCATGGTTCAGCTCGTCTCACGCACCGCTTCGGTGCCACCCAAAGGCAGACAGGCCGAATTTCCACGGCAGTTGGTCCACCGGTCCGATCCCGAGGACGTCTTCCCCACCGGCTGGACCAGACAGACCGACACCCAGTTCTCGGTGTCGGCCCGCTGGCCGCGTGCGCACCGCTTCTTCGCCCCCGTGGCGGGCAGCTACCAGGACCCACTGCTGATCGCGGAGACCATGCGGCAGACGACGATGCTCCTCGCGCACGCGGAATTCGGCGTTCCGGTCGGGGACCAGTTCGTGATGTGGGAGCTGGGATACATCTCCTCGCCCGAACGCCTCGCCCTGGACGCGCACCCCGAGCACCTTGACCACCCCGACGGATCCTGGGACATCACCGTGGACGTCGCGTGCTCCCGGATCAAGCGGCGGGGCCGGGGCCTCGGCGCCATGAGCCTGGAACTGCTCCTGCATCGCAGCGGCACCCGGATCGCGACCGGCGGCGGCCGGATCAGCTGCACGTCGGCCAAGGCGTACGAGCGGCTGCGGGGGAACCGCCGGGCCGGGACGGACGTCCCCGTCCCCCTGCTTCCGTCCGTCGCACCGCGTGAGGCCGGCCGGGACTCGGAGCGTGACGTCGTGCTGGCGCCGACTCCGCGTCAGGGCCTTTGGCGGCTGCGGCTCGACACCGGACATCCGACCCTCTTCGGCCGGCCCAACGACCATGTGCCGGGAGTCCTGCTGCTGGAGGCGGCCCGTCAGGCCGCCAATGCCGTCCGCCCCGGGCGCACCTTCCTGCCGGTGTCGCTGGAGGCCGCCTTCCTCCGCTACGTCGAGCTCGACCGCCCCTGCTGGATCGAGGCCTGGATCGTCCCGGCGGACACCCGGTCGACGACCAGGGTGCACGTCCGGGCCACCCAGGACGGTGAACCGGTCTTCACCAGCACGCTCGACTCGCCGGACCGCACCGAAGAGGCACAGGGCATACGCTCGTGACGGCGCCGCGCATCCTCATCACCGGAGCGACCGGATTCATCGGCAGCCATGTCGTGGCCGCCGCGCGCCGGATCCCCGGGGCCCGCCTGCGACTGATGACGCACCGCACCGCGCTCGACAGCGGTCCCGACCCCGCGACCGGCATCGGGACCCGCGTCGAGACCGTGTACGGGGATCTCGCCGATCCCGCCTCTCTGCACGGCAGTTGCGACGGGATCGACGCCTTGATCCACTGCGCCTCGCAGATCGGCGGCGACGCGGGGACGGCCACGACCGTCAACGACCACGGCACCCGCGCCCTGGTCGATGAGGCCGCACGCAGCGGCGTCACCCGGATCGTCCACTTGAGCACGGCATCCGTCTACGGGCGTGGTCCGTTCACGGAGTTGATGCCGGGCCGGGTGGCGCCGGCCCCCGCCTCGGCCACCAGCCTGACCCGCGCCGCCGCCGAGCGGCACGTCCTCGCGGCGGGCGGCGCCGTATTGCGTCCGCACATCGTGCACGGCGCCGGGGACCGCTGGGCGGTGCCTGGACTCGTAGCCCTGCTCGGGCAGTTGAGGGCGGGACTGACCGGGTGCGAGGCGCGGCACTCGCTCATCGACGTCGAGACGCTGGGCAGGGCGCTGCTCGCCGCCGCCCTCTCGCCGAAGGAGCCGACGGGCGTCCACCACGTCAACCACCCCGAGCCGGTGGCCTGTTCGGAGCTGATGGCGACGGTCATCGACCAACTCGGGCTGCCCTGGGCAGGTGCGGGCGTCGGTGTCGACGCCGCCCGTGCCCGGCTGGCCCAGGTCCCGTACGCACTGCACCATCTCGACATGCTCGCGGTGGACCACTGGTTCGCCGACGAGCGGGTCTGGCAGGACATGGGCTGCGAGCCGGGCGCGGGCTTCGCCGTCACCTTCGCCCGGCACGCCCCTTGGTACCGGCAGTTCCTGGGGCGGTAGGCCCCCGCGTCACTCCGCGGCCGGTATCCGCGTCCCCGTCCCGCTCACCCGCACCCGTGCGTCGCCCGCACGCAGTTCGACGGTGAGCGTGCCGGGACGGCCCATGTCCTCGCCCTGGTGGAGAGTGAGGACCGCGGCGTCC from Streptomyces sp. NBC_01707 includes the following:
- a CDS encoding glycoside hydrolase family 48 protein yields the protein MIAMGLTQGTAVAKPTTATGEGSRAAAADDPYTQAFLTQYGKIKAAGNGYFSPDGLPYHSAETLMVEAPDHGHETTSEAVSFWMWLEAAYGRVTGDWDPFNEAWAIAERTIIPQHADQSTADAYNPSSPATYAPEWPLPDNYPSALDSSVPVGSDPIATELASSYGTMDVYGMHWLMDLDNTYGYGNKPGTGGESGPGAGPSFINTYQRGAQESVWETIPQPTTDLFNYGGPNGYLDLFVDDASYAKQWKYTNAPDADARAVQAAYWAYRWASAQGKEGEIVASVAKAAKMGDYLRYAMFDKYFKRIGSCTDPNSCPAASGRDAQHYLLSWYYAWGGAAAGNGGGWAWRIGDGASHQGYQNPLAAWALSNVPALTPKSATARTDWAKSLTRQLEFLQWLQSAEGAFAGGCTNSWDGKYGTPPAGTPTFYGMAYDWQPVYHDPPSNNWFGFQVWGMERVAAYYYVTGNATAKAVLSKWVAWASGKTTVGADGSYRFPSTLNWTGEPDTWNPTSPGNNAALHVSVVDYSNDVGVGAAYVKTLTYYAARSGDADAGALAKALLDAMALNADDKGIAVPETRADYNRFDDEVFVPDGWSGEMPGGDTVEPGVTFIGMRSWYRDDPDWPKVQAYLDGGPAPTFTYHRFWAQAALALAFSIYAELLVEGDGGGDTEPPTAPAGLTVTATTNNSVSLSWSASTDNVAVTGYDVYRNGVLAGSTTTRTFTDQGLAAATAYGYAVAARDAGGNTSALSTTVSATTKSGGGGTGSVKVQYKNTDSSATDNQIRLGLQIVNTGSAPIDLSTVKVRYWFSSEAGASTFSTYCDYAALGSSNINHTVVTVSSPKTGADHYLEVGFTGGAGSVAAGASTGEVQLRLNKSDWSNFSEADDYSRATNTGYADAPRVAAYVGSALAWGVEP
- a CDS encoding glycoside hydrolase family 6 protein, whose protein sequence is MRSRSSTLHGIRRKFAALSALAIGAALAVAVPTPASAAARVDNPYVGAKAYVNPQWSAKAAAEPGGSVIADEPSFVWMDRIAAIEGAGDAMSLREHLDEALDQGANLFQVVIYDLPGRDCAALASNGELGPTELDRYKSEYINPIADVLDDPAYASLRIVAVIEPDSLPNIVTNAGGEAGATEACAVMKANGNYEKGVGYALHTLAAIPNVYNYIDAAHHGWLGWDTNLAPAVDEFKKAATSEGATVGDVHGFIVNTANYSALQEPYLKVTDSVNGTTVRQSKWVDWNQYVDELTFAQGLRSLLVSRGGFDSGIGMLIDTARNGWGGSARPSGAGPTTNVDDYVNGGRIDRRIHAGNWCNQKGAGIGERPKSAPAAGIDAYVWAKPPGESDGNSQPIENDEGKGFDRMCDPTYTGNGRNGNNLTGALSDSPLAGHWFSAQFQELVRNAYPPLDGGGDDDTQAPSAPTGLTVTGKTSGSVSLSWTASTDNTGVTAYDVYRAGVQVGSSATTSFTDSGLTASTAYSYTVKARDAAGNVSAASAAVSATTSAGGGTGTGTLKVQYKNNDSSATDNQIRMGLQLVNTGSTAVNLSTVKVRYWFTPEAGASTFGTACDYAVLGCGSVTTGVTASGSSTAGASHYLEVGFGSGSLAAGASTGEIQLRLNKSDWSNFDETDDYSRTADTAYADASKIGVYVGSTLTWGTAP
- a CDS encoding glycosyltransferase family 2 protein; translation: MSEPRIGVSIVTMGDRPQQVEALLASIAIQDVLPARLVIVGNGTSLPDFTAVPGLSDLAGGVTTIELDENLGCPGGRNVAIRRLAELGDVDVVVELDDDGLLVDSGVLRKVQEMYAADPKLGIVGFRIADEHGETQRRHVPRLRATDPMRRGPVTAFLGGGHALSMKMLAETGPWPAEFFFTHEETDLSWRALDAGWKILYEPDLLLQHPKTSPARHSVYYRMTARNRVWLARRNLPLPLVPAYLCTWTLLTVARTHSAAGLRAWAGGFAEGVRTPCGRRQPMRWRTVWRMTMLGRPPVI
- a CDS encoding serine hydrolase — its product is MTTDLHEILDAHVSKGPVPGAVGLVAKGDRTEVRAAGSADIEGTAPMARDSIFRIASMTKPIVAAAVMMLVEEGRIALDEPVGRWLPELASPKVLRTPSGPLDDVVPATRPITVSDLLTFRAGYGFPSDFALPGVAPLFSELKQGPEPADVPAPDDWMAKLSRIPLLNQPGEAWLYNTCSDIQGVLIARVSGRSLPEFLDERLFRPLGMVDTGFAVPAAKLDRFTSLYRIGPNGDPQLVDTPGGQWSSVPAFPSGAGGLVSTLDDWLAFARMMLADGTFDGRRLLSPGSVRRMTTDHLTRAQREASGLFIEGQGWGFGGSVDVGTTKPWNVPGRYGWVGGTGTTGHFVPSTGTVTIMLSQLEMTGPTPPALMRDFWQYAANA
- a CDS encoding ScbR family autoregulator-binding transcription factor, whose protein sequence is MAQQARAIQTRRSILVAAAAVFDERGYSSATISEILARAGVTKGALYFHFNSKEELALGVMDLQLDSVPLPPQLTKLQELVDQGMLLAHRLRNEPLVRASVGLAMDQAVEGLDRGTPFRAWIDRLEHLLSAAKNQGELLPHVQPGETAELLAGAFSGVQVMSQVLCNREDLGRRISVLLHYILPSISTPAVLATLDMAEDRGERLYASLESVPGQAAATG